The following coding sequences lie in one Aspergillus puulaauensis MK2 DNA, chromosome 3, nearly complete sequence genomic window:
- the LTE1 gene encoding mitotic regulator LTE1 (COG:T;~EggNog:ENOG410QDPV;~InterPro:IPR000651,IPR036964,IPR023578,IPR008937, IPR001895;~PFAM:PF00617,PF00618;~go_function: GO:0005085 - guanyl-nucleotide exchange factor activity [Evidence IEA];~go_process: GO:0007264 - small GTPase mediated signal transduction [Evidence IEA]), which yields MGPSVAGLDDSPTKSEVHINSSSVPAGKDSKSNAPTKIPYVTSALRRAHTVAQGKNIAKKTNISSKAALPLIHTKDSHELLRRRSFKQLDSQKAPRETFFGARESSHFTVGNVGQNGKIFLRPVRNLSRKDSPCTPTAPSGNQSKPEYLQPQHPGGNRKHEPSRWSNSQLSELCFESGGNDGDVASINSNMSLSGSHRQTRQPALQRAHSFSTISEQRSVSRAEENKELRVIIDRPDARPKSADGSSIRHLEVPIPNYHLGITRFNTANNVLQNSTLSMETWNSRTAHNTYLHDGVLHSFAPSIFSGVSAMDLSRSAAVSPDPVVYDPGDTIKPSIFEKLVTVMDDESVVRYGPGTRSISAATPARIVAQISSESFMDYELVSDFFLTFRSYLSAGSLLSLLLARLQWAINRLQEDGRIIRIRTFAALRHWILNYFVDDFVPDFKLRSHFCETINRLYDSVKARQGGGMSDLKILIDLKRCWHGKCSNHWDIPDRHVPYNSPDRPIDPGDDEPAVGDDLQNVAPKHGTQMPGSESRNRPLLAHHDRNNSSSTAKSMPASASSDWSAPAISCSLPPKSKSPKRHSMPFSSNAPHPVPVIPRPIGSLQAPTTPLSPISARRIPCYGHAHKRSGSFSDSVRDDRAPISLPHIDNNSSLSSQEPCYLGGLIRGELYPPVESYMTMMAPPSPPLSSLSTGTHIDRRNTDGPSKPGSSGSGVKTIIGSIRRAFNGKNPAPGVAARPVNGLSTRGKTSALPTNVAFRSDLYRDKRIAAPTKKPARIDLLCDEALRQYRRASGENVDSPAVNELAQRPLGQNPPEVPQTFLFPPHNNKTQSRLTGGSESIVIVDDTGPAIPVMSGGVGLDRAPMFLTAENSPTTPTARTFLASSRGSTLGPDEYSLPIYYNEASTRQLRKSSMIYGRSGNTTSRRSMSIDRGSSFWKNSSQSTRLRKYASFQSGFSRHHPALGSGSGSSAGGSSVLDLANKPAGPILRRRPGGDLRQMKTSVDAQSIPDSASVWSEVTYQSSVADSAAKTAEKASRPQTSLVPPKPRFSLLKTNSSQLIRRSFESAIARFAQIPDDEDGGIESALLKLEGKWEGEQTDNATNTTAGPSQSQERTKNLGRVREGIAPCDVYSRSSTAAKSQQRLGYDLTYTQAQARILNSRPYSESIVDSEDSYSSIPLLERGLSDESMKKQVPDEASGPHAVPRPVAATGEPSDRESSHPSIDMVKKTESMKLIPRGSTLPVPHHKSRVSRLSGLSSELSVDVIDSTEAADARLSFDTRSLNESSATIPPHPLAHPPSPPMTVQNHRSVHSYRASLNPDLAKTQPLTPDPSPINKGGKRANLPSLDMQQVSSDVLCRSEADHHLSALIAAPGAQHVPFILSCESHILAQQFTLVERAALGEVDWRDLVDMKWNSGPPFTTSWVQFLMDDDRRGIDLVVGRFNLMVKWVLSEIVLTLDINERARTVSKFIHIAAHARRICNYATMLQIAIALTSTDCSRLESTWAIVSLEDHRMLKDMELLIQPVRNFHDLRVEMETANVQEGCIPFVGLYIHDLTYNAQKPAQVAATQEGEPLINFERYRTTARIVKNLLRLIDASTKYNVEPIPGIVERALWIASLSEEQIQFRSKLLV from the exons ATGGGACCCAGTGTAGCTGGCCTTGATGACAGCCCGACAAAGTCGGAGGTGCACATCAATAGTTCCTCGGTCCCAGCAGGCAAGGATTCCAAGTCGAATGCGCCCACCAAAATTCCGTATGTCACATCTGCTTTACGACGTGCCCATACTGTTGCACAAGGGAAGAATATTgcgaagaaaacaaacattAGCTCGAAAGCGGCTCTTCCTTTGATTCATACCAAAGACAGCCATGAACTACTACGGAGACGGTCTTTCAAACAACTAGATTCCCAGAAGGCGCCGCGTGAAACCTTTTTTGGAGCGAGGGAGTCCAGTCATTTCACTGTCGGAAATGTAGGCCAAAACGGTAAAATATTTCTCAG GCCTGTTCGGAATTTGTCTCGCAAAGATTCTCCTTGTACGCCAACTGCTCCATCAGGTAACCAATCGAAGCCGGAATACCTTCAACCACAACACCCAGGTGGTAATAGGAAGCATGAGCCTTCGCGATGGTCCAATTCACAACTGTCCGAGTTATGCTTCGAAAGTGGAGGGAATGACGGGGACGTTGCCTCGATAAACTCGAATATGTCTCTGTCTGGATCGCACCGCCAGACTCGCCAGCCTGCACTTCAAAGGGCCCATTCATTCTCTACAATCTCGGAGCAACGGTCGGTATCGCGCGCCGAGGAGAACAAGGAACTTCGGGTTATTATCGACCGGCCAGATGCTAGACCCAAGTCAGCGGATGGGTCTTCCATTCGGCACCTAGAAGTTCCAATCCCGAATTATCACTTGGGTATCACGCGGTTTAACACGGCGAACAACGTTTTACAAAACTCGACGCTCTCGATGGAAACATGGAACTCTAGAACTGCCCACAACACCTACTTGCATGACGGAGTTCTTCATTCGTTTGCCCCCTCTATATTTTCTGGTGTATCTGCCATGGATTTAAGCCGAAGTGCTGCCGTTAGCCCCGACCCGGTAGTGTACGATCCTGGCGACACAATCAAGCCATCAATTTTCGAGAAATTGGTAACGGTGATGGATGACGAGTCGGTCGTCCGTTACGGCCCTGGCACTAGGAGTATTAGTGCTGCTACACCTGCGCGCATTGTTGCACAAATATCTTCTGAGTCCTTTATGGACTATGAGCTTGTGTCGGATTTCTTTCTTACCTTCCGTTCCTACCTTTCCGCTGGGTCTTTGCTCTCTCTTTTGCTAGCACGTCTCCAATGGGCGATCAATCGCCTCCAAGAAGATGGGAGGATAATCAGAATTCGCACATTTGCGGCTCTGCGCCATTGGATCTTGAATTACTTCGTTGATGACTTCGTTCCGGACTTCAAATTGCGCTCTCACTTTTGTGAGACTATCAATCGTCTATACGACAGTGTCAAGGCTCGCCAGGGCGGTGGAATGAGTGACCTGAAAATTCTAATTGATCTCAAGCGATGTTGGCATGGCAAGTGCTCAAATCATTGGGATATACCGGATCGTCATGTCCCTTATAATAGTCCGGACCGCCCTATTGATCctggtgatgatgaaccGGCTGTGGGCGACGACTTGCAGAACGTCGCGCCAAAACATGGCACCCAAATGCCTGGGTCAGAATCTAGAAACCGGCCGTTGTTAGCCCATCACGATCGAAACAACTCCTCTAGTACCGCAAAGAGTATGCCGGCATCCGCTAGCAGTGATTGGAGCGCTCCTGCAATCTCCTGTTCATTGCcgcccaaatccaaatccccCAAGCGTCATTCCATGCCCTTCTCTTCAAATGCGCCTCATCCAGTGCCTGTTATACCCAGGCCAATAGGCTCGTTACAGGCTCCTACAACCCCGTTGTCGCCCATTAGTGCGAGGCGCATCCCATGCTACGGTCATGCACACAAGCGCAGTGGGAGTTTCTCCGACTCGGTTCGAGACGACAGAGCCCCGATCTCGCTACCACATATTGACAACAATAGTTCCCTCTCATCGCAAGAGCCTTGTTACCTCGGCGGTTTGATACGCGGCGAGCTATATCCTCCTGTGGAGTCATAcatgacgatgatggcgccACCCTCTCCACCTCTCTCATCTTTGTCGACTGGTACGCATATTGACCGCCGAAATACGGATGGTCCCTCGAAACCTGGTTCTTCGGGCTCGGGTGTGAAGACGATTATTGGCTCTATTCGTCGAGCCTTTAACGGTAAGAACCCAGCACCTGGTGTCGCTGCACGCCCTGTGAACGGATTGTCAACTCGAGGCAAGACCTCCGCACTCCCAACAAATGTCGCATTCCGGTCCGATTTATATCGGGACAAAAGGATTGCTGctccgacgaagaagccggctAGAATTGACCTTCTTTGCGACGAAGCCCTGCGGCAATACCGTCGGGCATCCGGCGAGAATGTCGATTCACCGGCAGTTAACGAGCTAGCCCAGCGACCTCTTGGACAGAACCCTCCTGAAGTGCCGCAAACCTTCCTTTTTCCTCCGCATAATAACAAAACTCAAAGTCGCTTAACGGGTGGCAGTGAATCCATAGTCATTGTGGATGACACAGGCCCGGCGATACCTGTTATGTCGGGAGGTGTAGGTCTTGACAGGGCCCCTATGTTCCTAACTGCGGAAAACTCTCCTACCACTCCTACAGCCCGTACGTTCCTTGCGTCGTCCCGAGGATCTACACTCGGACCCGATGAGTATTCACTGCCAATTTATTACAACGAAGCTAGCACGAGACAGTTAAGGAAAAGCTCCATGATTTATGGACGTTCTGGGAATACTACATCGCGGAGATCTATGTCCATTGACAGGGGCTCCTCTTTTTGGAAAAATTCTTCTCAATCTACGCGTTTGCGGAAATATGCTTCATTTCAGAGTGGATTTTCGAGGCATCACCCTGCCTTAGGTAGCGGGTCTGGCAGCTCCGCAGGTGGTTCAAGCGTCCTTGATCTGGCAAATAAACCTGCTGGACCTATACTTCGGAGGCGACCTGGAGGCGACTTGCGCCAGATGAAAACCAGTGTCGATGCCCAATCAATCCCCGATTCGGCCTCAGTTTGGTCTGAAGTGACCTACCAAAGCTCCGTAGCCGACAGTGCAGCTAAAACCGCGGAGAAGGCTTCAAGACCTCAAACAAGCCTTGTCCCCCCAAAGCCTCGGTTTTCTCTCTTGAAAACAAACTCGTCCCAGCTTATTCGCCGTTCCTTCGAGTCCGCAATTGCACGGTTTGCCCAGATTcccgacgacgaggatggaggtaTTGAATCTGCTTTGTTGAAACTTGAAGGCAAATGGGAGGGTGAGCAAACCGATAATGCGACAAATACTACTGCTGGACCAAGTCAGTCCCAAGAGCGCACCAAAAACCTGGGTCGTGTACGCGAAGGGATAGCTCCCTGTGATGTTTACTCACGCTCTAGCACGGCCGCAAAAAGCCAACAGAGACTTGGCTACGACCTGACATACACGCAAGCTCAAGCACGGATTCTCAATTCCAGACCTTACTCAGAGTCAATCGTAGACTCGGAAGATTCCTACAGCTCTATCCCGCTCTTAGAGCGAGGACTAAGTGATGAATCCATGAAGAAGCAGGTACCGGATGAAGCATCTGGCCCACATGCCGTACCCCGTCCCGTCGCAGCGACTGGGGAACCATCCGACAGAGAATCATCGCATCCCTCTATTGACATGGTAAAGAAAACGGAGAGTATGAAGCTTATCCCGAGGGGGTCAACTCTACCTGTGCCTCATCATAAAAGCAGAGTATCTCGCCTGTCTGGCCTATCGTCGGAGCTTTCGGTCGACGTAATAGACTCGACGGAAGCGGCAGATGCGCGGTTATCGTTCGATACACGTAGCCTTAATGAGTCGTCTGCTACGATacctcctcatccccttGCGCACCCGCCTTCGCCACCGATGACAGTTCAGAACCATCGCTCTGTACACTCATACCGAGCTTCCTTGAACCCAGATCTTGCTAAAACGCAACCTCTGACCCCTGATCCGTCGCCAATAAACAAAGGTGGGAAGAGAGCAAACCTCCCGTCTTTGGATATGCAACAAGTGTCTAGTGATGTTCTCTGTCGGTCGGAAGCAGACCATCACCTTTCGGCTCTTATAGCAGCTCCAGGCGCTCAGCACGTACCTTTCATTCTCTCATGCGAATCCCATATTCTGGCTCAACAATTCACATTGGTCGAGAGGGCTGCCCTTGGTGAAGTGGATTGGAGagatcttgttgatatgAAGTGGAACAGCGGGCCTCCTTTCACCACAAGCTGGGTACAGTTTCTCATGGACGATGACCGCCGAGGCATCGACCTCGTAGTGGGACGTTTCAATCTGATGGTGAAATGGGTCTTGTCGGAGATTGTTCTTACCTTGGATATCAATGAGCGAGCGCGCACCGTTTCTAAATTCATTCACATCGCGGCTCATGCTCGGAGAATATGCAACTATGCTACAATGCTGCAGATTGCCATTGCACTCACTTCAACCGACTGCTCCCGACTCGAAAGCACATGGGCTATAGTGTCGCTCGAGGATCACCGGATGCTGAAGGACATGGAGTTGCTCATTCAGCCAGTCCGCAATTTCCATGATCTTCGTGTTGAGATGGAAACTGCTAATGTGCAAGAGGGCTGCATCCCGTTTGTTG GACTCTACATCCATGATCTTACATATAACGCTCAAAAACCAGCGCAGGTGGCAGCTACCCAGGAGGGCGAGCCATTGATCAATTTTGAGCGCTATCGGACAACGGCGAGAATTGTCAAGAATCTCCTTCGACTAATTGACGCGAGCACAAAATACAACGTCGAACCGATCCCTGGCATCGTTGAGCGTGCGCTTTGGATCGCATCGCTTTCTGAGGAGCAAATTCAATTTCGCAGCAAGCTCCTGGTATAA